A region from the Sandaracinus amylolyticus genome encodes:
- a CDS encoding serine/threonine protein kinase: MRARTLGPYRIERRLATGGMAEVFVAQRLGPHGFQKRVALKCILPQHARDPDFVAMFIDEARLAAQLEHPSIVQVFDFGEADGALFLAMEFVDGTNVNRLLRAVAANREVVPISAALHIAAEAARALAYAHHLCDESGKPLTIVHRDVSPANLLLTKRGHVKVADFGIARCAQSDHRTDDGHVRGKLGYMSPEQVSGLDIDGRSDVFTLGTVLAEMLIGEPLFGSGTDLDVLLRIRNADLGVLDRKGRAVPQDVRAVLCAALARHPDDRPEAGALAEALEDLMRRRGSAGRGARELARLLHRLDLVAKTPQDEAAHEPGARPTAYVDPNGGARTGATVETPLATRDMLGKLVLETPSAWEVRLADGHTLGPLTFPELVRRIVSGEVDDRALVKRDAGQLVPSGEVPELQRYLGSSALRWNPAEIRDADRRGLVMPGAVLSLVHRITSDRETGVLHLWDGQRRKKVYFVDGKPDFVASTVKKEMLGEYLVQRGVCLRMEVDMALALLPRYGGRLGDALVGLGVLRPVELYRAISGQVRERYLEIFRWRNGQWAFRAGVRSEEETFPLEQGAHELLRDAALAADTSEIEAALSDVRERVLSRESRPPAPPSAYGLPEPWLRLLDVRGDMTLGSIVARETASGGDVEDVYRAFYLGLSCRLVKAA, from the coding sequence ATGAGGGCTCGGACGCTCGGTCCGTATCGCATCGAGCGACGTCTCGCGACCGGCGGGATGGCCGAGGTGTTCGTGGCCCAGCGGCTCGGTCCTCACGGCTTCCAGAAGCGCGTCGCGCTGAAGTGCATCCTGCCGCAGCACGCGCGCGACCCCGACTTCGTCGCGATGTTCATCGACGAGGCGCGCCTCGCGGCGCAGCTCGAGCACCCGTCGATCGTGCAGGTGTTCGACTTCGGCGAGGCCGACGGCGCGCTCTTCCTCGCGATGGAGTTCGTCGACGGGACGAACGTGAACCGCCTCTTGCGCGCGGTCGCCGCGAACCGCGAGGTGGTGCCGATCTCGGCCGCGCTGCACATCGCGGCAGAGGCTGCGCGTGCGCTCGCCTATGCGCACCACCTGTGCGACGAGTCGGGCAAGCCGCTCACGATCGTGCATCGCGACGTGAGCCCCGCGAACCTGCTGCTGACCAAGCGCGGCCACGTGAAGGTCGCGGACTTCGGGATCGCGCGCTGCGCGCAGAGCGATCACCGCACCGACGACGGGCACGTGCGCGGCAAGCTCGGGTACATGTCGCCCGAGCAGGTGAGCGGGCTCGACATCGACGGGCGCAGCGACGTCTTCACGCTCGGCACGGTGCTCGCGGAGATGTTGATCGGCGAGCCGCTCTTCGGCAGCGGGACCGATCTCGACGTGCTGCTGCGCATCCGCAACGCGGATCTCGGCGTGCTCGATCGCAAGGGACGCGCGGTGCCGCAGGACGTGCGCGCGGTGCTCTGCGCGGCGCTCGCGCGACATCCCGACGATCGCCCGGAAGCAGGCGCGCTCGCGGAGGCGCTCGAGGATCTGATGCGCCGTCGTGGCAGCGCGGGGCGCGGCGCGCGCGAGCTCGCGCGGCTGCTGCACCGGCTCGATCTCGTCGCGAAGACGCCGCAGGACGAGGCCGCGCACGAGCCCGGCGCGAGGCCGACCGCGTACGTCGATCCGAACGGCGGCGCGCGCACCGGCGCGACGGTCGAGACGCCGCTCGCGACGCGCGACATGCTCGGCAAGCTCGTGCTCGAGACGCCGAGCGCGTGGGAAGTGCGGCTCGCCGACGGGCACACGCTCGGGCCGCTCACGTTCCCCGAGCTCGTGCGGCGCATCGTGTCGGGCGAGGTCGACGATCGCGCGCTGGTGAAGCGCGACGCCGGACAGCTGGTGCCGAGCGGCGAGGTGCCGGAGCTGCAGCGTTACCTCGGCTCGTCCGCGCTGCGGTGGAACCCCGCGGAGATCCGCGACGCCGACCGTCGCGGGCTCGTGATGCCCGGCGCCGTGCTCTCGCTGGTGCACCGCATCACGTCGGATCGCGAGACGGGCGTGCTGCACCTGTGGGACGGGCAGCGGCGCAAGAAGGTGTACTTCGTCGACGGCAAGCCCGACTTCGTCGCGTCGACGGTGAAGAAGGAGATGCTCGGCGAGTACCTCGTGCAGCGCGGCGTGTGCCTCCGCATGGAGGTCGACATGGCGCTCGCGCTGCTGCCGCGGTACGGCGGGCGCCTCGGCGATGCGCTCGTCGGGCTCGGCGTGCTGCGGCCCGTCGAGCTCTACCGCGCGATCTCGGGGCAGGTGCGCGAGCGCTACCTCGAGATCTTCCGGTGGCGCAACGGGCAGTGGGCGTTCCGCGCGGGCGTGCGATCGGAAGAAGAGACGTTCCCGCTCGAGCAGGGCGCGCACGAGCTGCTGCGCGACGCGGCGCTCGCGGCGGACACCTCGGAGATCGAGGCCGCGCTCTCCGACGTGCGCGAGCGCGTGCTCTCGCGCGAGTCGCGCCCACCCGCGCCGCCGAGCGCGTACGGGCTCCCCGAGCCGTGGCTGCGGCTGCTCGACGTGCGCGGCGACATGACGCTCGGGAGCATCGTCGCGCGCGAGACCGCGAGCGGCGGCGACGTCGAAGACGTGTACCGCGCCTTCTACCTCGGTCTATCCTGCCGGTTGGTGAAGGCCGCCTGA